One genomic window of Cellulophaga sp. Hel_I_12 includes the following:
- a CDS encoding FG-GAP-like repeat-containing protein, which translates to MYKAKYFVVFLMYILLFSCTNEEVKKETLFELVSANESGISFTNQLSFSQDFNVYKYRNFYNGGGVAIGDINNDGLVDIYLTANQATNKLFLNKGNFKFEDITDKAKVGGTKAWSTGVTMVDINGDGFLDIYVCNSGDVVGDNKQNELFINNGDSTFTDQAEVYGLDDKGFSTHASFFDFDKDGDLDVYLLNNSYQAIGSFNLQRNERPKRDILGGDKLLENVDGKFVDISEKAGIYGSVIGFGLGVTIGDTNNDGWEDIFVSNDFFERDYLYINQKNGTFKEALTNQMKSISGASMGADMADINNDGFNDIFVTEMLPSEYKRLKTVTTFEDWNKYQYNVKNGYYHQFTRNTLQLNNGNETFSEIGRLGGVQASDWSWGALLFDMDNDGLKDLFIANGIYKDLTNQDYLQYISNEEVIKGIVKNQEIDFNKLIEIIPSNEIENQSYKNLGKLEFKLFEDSGLQQKSFSNGSAYGDFDNDGDLDLVVNNVNMPFFLYRNTSDTKKNNNYLKLILKGEGKNTNAIGAQIRIETATDSFYMEQQPIRGFQSSMDLRPNVGIGKAVKATVKITWPNGKVSILKDQDANQSIILYQKDALNPVPVDPSDASSLFAKSDTPLNYLHIESRFIDFNRDRLLNHMLSTEGPKLALGDVNNDGITDVFIGGAKGQASSLYLGTKTGFTLSKNLDFDKNAISEDTASVFFDADNDGDLDLYVCSGGVEFSPFSPNYYDHLYLNNGTGKFIDSNQKLPLIDVYKSTSTVQPIDFDADGDLDLFVGERSVPGRYGVKGSGFLLENDGKGNFKDVTSRVAPQLLNIGMITDALVADLNNDKLPDLVVIGEFMDIQIFASKNGTLEKSTANNAEVISGWWNTVKAADLDNDGDLDLIIGNHGLNSQFKASKEHPIRLYAKDFDKNGYIDPILTFNAPNGKDYPYALRHDLIDQIKSLKKKFPNYASFEDATIQDMFDAEDLKDVIPLEANTMETILLINEGNFKFKKQKLPVAAQLAPIYAIETYDFDGDNDIDILMGGNLFNVKPQVGRYDASYGVYLENKGNLNFETSNKNNGFTLFGEIRDIKIDAKKEQFYVTRNNDSIATFTFKNNDK; encoded by the coding sequence ATGTATAAAGCTAAATACTTTGTTGTCTTCTTAATGTATATTTTACTCTTTTCTTGTACAAATGAAGAAGTGAAAAAAGAAACGCTTTTTGAATTGGTAAGTGCTAATGAATCGGGTATCTCATTTACAAACCAACTCAGCTTTTCACAAGACTTTAATGTCTATAAATATCGCAATTTTTATAATGGAGGTGGTGTTGCCATAGGTGATATCAATAATGACGGTTTAGTTGATATCTACTTAACTGCAAACCAAGCCACAAATAAACTATTTTTAAATAAGGGAAATTTCAAGTTTGAAGATATTACCGATAAAGCTAAAGTTGGGGGAACCAAGGCCTGGTCCACAGGAGTCACCATGGTCGATATCAATGGCGACGGATTTTTAGATATTTATGTGTGTAATTCGGGTGATGTTGTTGGAGATAACAAACAAAACGAATTATTTATAAATAATGGCGATAGTACTTTTACCGATCAAGCAGAAGTCTATGGCCTTGACGACAAAGGTTTTTCCACACATGCCTCATTTTTTGATTTTGATAAAGATGGTGATTTAGATGTGTACCTCTTAAACAATTCGTATCAAGCAATAGGTAGTTTTAACTTACAACGAAATGAGCGTCCTAAACGCGATATTCTAGGTGGTGATAAGTTATTAGAAAATGTAGATGGCAAGTTTGTTGACATCAGTGAAAAAGCAGGAATTTATGGCAGTGTTATAGGCTTTGGTTTAGGAGTTACTATTGGTGATACCAACAATGATGGATGGGAAGATATTTTTGTTTCAAATGATTTTTTTGAGCGCGACTATTTATATATCAATCAAAAAAATGGCACTTTTAAAGAAGCCCTGACAAATCAAATGAAATCGATAAGTGGTGCATCTATGGGTGCAGATATGGCTGATATTAATAACGATGGCTTTAATGACATCTTTGTAACCGAAATGTTACCCTCTGAATATAAGAGACTAAAAACAGTAACTACTTTTGAAGATTGGAATAAATACCAATACAATGTAAAAAATGGGTACTATCATCAATTTACCAGAAACACCCTTCAATTGAATAATGGAAATGAAACCTTCAGCGAAATTGGCCGTTTAGGAGGCGTTCAAGCATCTGATTGGAGTTGGGGAGCCTTACTTTTTGACATGGACAATGATGGTTTAAAAGATTTATTTATAGCCAACGGTATTTATAAAGATTTAACAAATCAAGATTATTTGCAGTATATTTCTAATGAAGAAGTTATTAAAGGTATTGTTAAAAATCAAGAAATAGACTTTAATAAATTAATTGAAATTATTCCATCTAATGAAATTGAAAATCAGTCTTATAAAAACTTAGGTAAGCTTGAATTTAAATTGTTTGAAGATTCTGGATTGCAACAAAAAAGCTTTTCAAATGGTTCCGCTTATGGGGATTTTGATAATGATGGCGATTTAGACCTTGTGGTCAATAATGTAAACATGCCGTTTTTTTTATACAGAAACACCTCAGATACCAAAAAAAATAATAATTATTTAAAACTAATTTTAAAGGGCGAGGGTAAAAACACGAACGCTATCGGAGCCCAAATACGCATAGAAACTGCCACAGATAGCTTTTATATGGAACAACAGCCTATTAGAGGGTTTCAATCGAGTATGGATTTAAGACCAAACGTGGGTATTGGCAAAGCGGTTAAAGCCACTGTAAAAATTACTTGGCCAAATGGTAAAGTTTCTATTTTAAAAGATCAAGATGCAAACCAAAGTATTATTTTATATCAGAAGGATGCCTTAAACCCAGTGCCAGTTGATCCGAGTGATGCTTCTTCCCTTTTTGCGAAAAGTGATACTCCCTTAAACTATTTACATATTGAAAGTAGGTTTATAGATTTCAACAGAGATCGACTTCTTAATCACATGCTCAGCACAGAGGGCCCTAAATTAGCTTTAGGCGATGTAAATAATGACGGGATTACCGATGTTTTTATTGGAGGCGCAAAAGGACAAGCCTCTAGTTTATATTTAGGAACAAAAACAGGATTCACTTTAAGCAAAAACTTAGACTTCGATAAAAATGCTATCAGCGAAGATACTGCAAGTGTGTTTTTTGATGCCGATAATGATGGTGATTTAGATTTATATGTTTGTAGTGGTGGTGTTGAATTTTCTCCTTTTTCTCCTAATTATTACGATCATTTATACCTAAACAACGGTACAGGTAAATTTATCGATTCTAATCAAAAACTACCGCTAATTGATGTTTATAAAAGCACAAGTACAGTACAACCTATAGATTTTGATGCCGATGGCGATCTAGACTTATTTGTTGGCGAGAGAAGCGTTCCAGGTAGATATGGTGTTAAAGGTTCTGGCTTTCTCCTAGAAAATGACGGAAAAGGTAATTTTAAAGATGTTACTAGTAGAGTAGCACCACAACTTTTAAATATTGGTATGATTACCGATGCATTAGTTGCCGATCTAAACAATGATAAACTCCCTGATCTTGTTGTTATTGGGGAGTTTATGGATATTCAGATTTTTGCATCTAAAAATGGAACATTAGAAAAATCAACTGCAAATAATGCTGAAGTAATCTCTGGTTGGTGGAATACAGTAAAAGCAGCGGATTTAGATAATGACGGAGACCTTGATTTAATTATAGGAAACCACGGTTTAAACAGTCAATTTAAAGCTTCAAAAGAACATCCAATACGCTTATACGCTAAAGATTTTGATAAAAATGGTTATATAGATCCCATTCTAACTTTTAATGCCCCGAACGGAAAGGATTATCCGTATGCTTTGCGGCATGATTTAATAGACCAAATTAAAAGTCTGAAAAAGAAATTTCCAAATTATGCTTCTTTTGAAGATGCCACGATTCAAGATATGTTTGATGCTGAAGATTTAAAAGATGTTATTCCATTAGAGGCTAACACCATGGAAACCATACTATTAATTAATGAAGGTAACTTTAAGTTCAAAAAACAAAAATTACCTGTGGCCGCGCAATTAGCACCAATTTATGCTATTGAAACCTATGATTTTGATGGTGATAATGATATTGATATTCTCATGGGTGGCAACCTCTTTAATGTAAAACCACAAGTAGGTAGGTATGACGCCAGCTACGGTGTTTATCTTGAGAATAAAGGAAATTTAAATTTTGAGACCTCCAATAAAAATAACGGATTCACACTATTTGGGGAAATAAGAGATATAAAAATAGATGCTAAAAAAGAGCAATTCTATGTAACGAGAAATAATGATTCAATCGCAACCTTTACGTTTAAAAATAATGATAAATAA
- a CDS encoding vanadium-dependent haloperoxidase → MTLKNVFFAAILVFFVSCKENTAYKEKLQDPELFQSSMKKLTDVIVYDIFSPPVASRVYMYPTIASYAIMQKAHPGKYNTLEGQINDYTNIPDPTDENTDMNLAAIHAFLTIGRQLIFSEEKINEFQDKTYADLQEAGLTDEVLEASKKYGEVVAQHISKWADTDMYKQTRTYPKYTILDEPQYWKPTPPDYMDGIEPSWNKIRTLVLDSAGQFPPIPPLPYDLTEGSPFQTQLMQVYHEGSGTDQNKRDIASFWDCNPYVSHHRGHAMFATKKITPGGHWMGITAIASRKSKSTFDETVNAYTNVTTALFDGFISCWDEKWRSLLVRPETVINANIDEEWVPLLQTPPFPEYTSGHSVISRAAAVTLTNLYGPNFAFDDTTEVEYGLPVRSFTSFIHASEEAAISRLYGGIHYMMAIEEGVKQGEKVGQHITKNLVTLKR, encoded by the coding sequence ATGACACTCAAGAACGTTTTTTTTGCTGCCATTCTAGTTTTTTTTGTAAGCTGCAAAGAAAATACAGCATATAAAGAAAAATTGCAAGATCCCGAACTTTTTCAAAGTTCCATGAAAAAGCTTACAGATGTAATTGTGTATGACATTTTTTCGCCGCCAGTGGCATCTAGAGTTTATATGTACCCGACAATAGCCTCTTACGCTATTATGCAAAAAGCACATCCAGGAAAGTACAATACACTAGAAGGCCAAATCAACGATTACACGAATATTCCAGACCCAACAGACGAGAATACCGACATGAATCTGGCGGCCATTCATGCTTTTTTAACCATAGGAAGGCAGCTTATTTTCTCGGAAGAAAAAATTAATGAATTTCAAGATAAAACCTATGCTGATTTACAAGAAGCTGGTTTAACAGATGAGGTCTTAGAAGCTTCAAAAAAATATGGAGAGGTAGTAGCACAACATATTTCAAAATGGGCAGATACTGATATGTATAAACAAACAAGGACGTATCCAAAATATACGATTCTTGATGAACCACAATACTGGAAGCCTACCCCACCCGATTATATGGATGGTATAGAGCCGTCATGGAATAAAATAAGGACATTGGTGTTAGATTCTGCCGGACAATTTCCTCCGATACCGCCTTTACCTTATGATTTAACAGAAGGGAGTCCGTTTCAAACACAATTAATGCAAGTGTATCACGAAGGCTCTGGAACCGATCAAAATAAAAGAGATATTGCAAGTTTTTGGGATTGTAACCCCTATGTGTCTCACCACCGCGGACACGCCATGTTTGCTACAAAAAAAATAACACCAGGAGGCCACTGGATGGGTATTACCGCAATTGCCAGTAGAAAATCGAAGAGTACTTTTGACGAAACGGTAAATGCCTACACTAATGTAACTACCGCACTTTTTGATGGTTTTATAAGTTGTTGGGACGAAAAGTGGCGAAGCTTGTTGGTTCGACCAGAAACTGTCATTAATGCAAACATCGATGAAGAATGGGTACCCCTTCTACAAACACCTCCATTTCCTGAATATACAAGTGGCCATTCTGTAATCTCAAGAGCTGCTGCTGTTACCTTAACCAATTTATACGGCCCTAACTTTGCTTTTGATGATACCACTGAAGTAGAATACGGACTACCCGTACGCAGTTTTACCTCTTTTATACATGCGTCTGAAGAAGCTGCCATATCAAGATTATACGGCGGAATTCATTATATGATGGCTATCGAGGAAGGTGTAAAACAAGGTGAAAAAGTGGGTCAGCACATTACTAAAAACCTAGTCACCTTAAAAAGGTAA
- a CDS encoding solute:sodium symporter family transporter: MLGILSFIGFTALVAIIAYLATRKTDEKSSDGYFLGGRSLTAGVIAGSLLLTNLSTEQIVGLNGSAYKDGLSVMAWETLAAIAIVVTAIFLLPRYLKGGLTTIPGFLEKRFDTTTKTITSALFLTGYVVVLLPVILYSGSVAISGMFDVPTLLGVSDDTALVICIWGIGLIGSIYAVFGGLKAVAVSDSINAIGLLIGGLLIPVFGLMAIGDGSVLSGIDILVSANPERFDSTGNPGQEVPFATIFTGMMLVQLFYWGTNQQIIQRALGAKNLAEGQKGLMLAAFLKILGPLILVLPGMIAYHYFDNGLASSDMAYPELVRAVLPKPLVGFFAAVLFGAILSSFNSVLNSSVTLFGIDIYKQHINKEAPENMVVKYGKIFGVCLALAAMFIAPLIANAGSLFDYLQEINGIYSIPIFSIIVVGYLTKRVPAIAAKIGIISGSILYILSQFVLKPYVFGEENYPHFLHIMAILFVTNSIIMLLIGKYYPRKEPYVLEYTNQVSITPYKYVHQVGIGICIVVIAIYVYFAR; the protein is encoded by the coding sequence ATGCTAGGAATACTATCTTTTATAGGCTTTACGGCTTTAGTGGCTATTATCGCCTATTTGGCCACAAGAAAAACCGATGAAAAATCATCTGATGGCTATTTTTTAGGAGGCAGAAGTTTAACAGCTGGCGTAATTGCAGGCTCTTTGTTATTAACCAATTTATCTACAGAGCAAATTGTGGGTTTAAATGGTAGCGCGTATAAAGATGGATTATCGGTGATGGCCTGGGAAACCTTAGCAGCGATTGCCATTGTAGTAACGGCAATTTTTTTATTGCCTAGATATTTAAAAGGAGGATTAACTACCATCCCAGGATTTTTAGAAAAACGCTTTGATACCACTACAAAAACGATTACTTCAGCGTTATTTTTAACAGGCTATGTCGTGGTTTTGTTACCTGTTATTTTGTATTCAGGTTCTGTTGCTATTAGCGGTATGTTTGATGTGCCTACACTTTTAGGAGTTTCTGATGACACAGCTTTAGTGATTTGTATTTGGGGTATTGGGCTTATAGGTTCTATTTATGCCGTTTTTGGGGGGCTTAAAGCTGTTGCGGTTTCTGATTCTATAAATGCTATCGGGTTACTTATAGGAGGTTTACTTATTCCAGTATTTGGTTTAATGGCCATTGGTGATGGAAGTGTACTATCGGGAATAGATATTTTAGTTTCTGCTAATCCAGAGCGCTTTGATTCTACTGGAAACCCTGGTCAAGAAGTGCCATTTGCTACTATTTTTACAGGTATGATGTTGGTGCAATTGTTTTATTGGGGCACCAATCAACAGATCATTCAAAGAGCTTTAGGAGCTAAGAACTTGGCAGAAGGTCAAAAGGGTTTAATGTTGGCTGCTTTTTTAAAGATTTTAGGACCCTTAATTTTGGTATTACCCGGAATGATAGCCTACCATTATTTTGATAATGGTTTAGCATCAAGTGATATGGCATATCCAGAATTGGTACGAGCTGTATTGCCCAAACCTTTAGTTGGTTTTTTTGCAGCTGTTTTATTTGGAGCTATTTTAAGTTCTTTTAATAGTGTTTTAAATAGTTCGGTGACCTTATTTGGGATTGATATTTACAAGCAACACATTAATAAAGAAGCTCCTGAAAATATGGTCGTAAAGTATGGTAAAATATTTGGTGTATGTTTGGCTTTAGCGGCCATGTTCATTGCGCCATTAATAGCAAATGCCGGGAGTTTATTCGACTATTTACAAGAAATAAACGGAATTTACAGTATTCCCATTTTTAGTATTATAGTGGTAGGGTATTTAACGAAAAGAGTTCCAGCCATTGCGGCAAAAATCGGAATTATTTCTGGATCTATTTTATATATTTTAAGTCAATTTGTATTAAAACCATATGTGTTTGGAGAAGAAAATTATCCGCACTTCTTGCATATTATGGCTATTTTGTTTGTTACGAATAGTATAATTATGTTGCTTATTGGTAAGTATTATCCCAGAAAAGAACCGTATGTTTTAGAATATACAAATCAAGTATCTATTACGCCTTATAAGTATGTACACCAAGTAGGCATAGGGATATGCATTGTGGTGATTGCAATTTATGTTTATTTTGCACGGTAG
- a CDS encoding VCBS repeat-containing protein has protein sequence MINKHYVFLLVATLCLGYSCKDKNIKNEATEGTPLFKAVPKDSSGLSFVNQLTYKEDLNIIDYLYYYNGGGVAIGDINNDGLEDIYFTANQSSDKLFLNLGNLKFKDITKSAGILMDSTWSTGVTMEDLNNDGLLDIYVSKVGVFKNLETHNKAYINQGNLTFKEEATTLGIDFAGYSTQAAFFDYDNDGDMDMYLLNHSIHTPRSYGTAQKRNENDSLSGDRFYENKLNEGIFKFDDVTQDSGIFSSALGYGLGIVASDINKDGFIDVYVTNDFHENDYLYLNQGNKTFKEASNELLQHTSRFSMGVDIADINNDLLPDIFTLDMMPYDHQIFLKSGGEDSDKVTEIKKKFGFNPQSTRNSFQLNNGDNSFTDIALLTNTYATDWSWSTLIQDFDNDGLNDIFITNGIFKRPNDLDYINYLSSVNFADYSQNEQTDLEKKLIEQMPSLKIPNVLFKNEGDLKFKKLSKEVGLSDSYSNGAAYADLDNDGDLDIVINNINENITLLENSTAKNERHNYVEIRLKNNDLNKNSNGVKVILYADHQSFEKQVSPTRGFQSSSTRNLHFGIGAISKIDSAQIIWKDNLIQSETAIKINGSTSIAKKNNLKSVSLPYQNNNVDYTYFPYQHIENPYQDYSREPLIPEKLSHEGPAVIYEDFNGDGLKDLYLGGARNQKPSFFVQTQNKDFKLMQILAFNKDEAYEDVAIGAFDLEKDGDLDLYVVSGGNDLDQGDPNLQDRIYVNDGKGNFERLEAQLPATNGGSIAVGDFNSDGYDDIFVGGRSVPGVYGLSPVSLILKNTTKGNFEVVAQDKLGMITDSRWIDINNDTHQDLILVGDWMPITILMNNGQGKFTDETKNLGLNETQGMWNTLAFSDLDENGKVDIIAGNVGTNFKWKASSSNPVRLYLDDFDKNEQPDPIIFYDFFGHHVPFASKDKLVAQLPYLKKKFTNYALFSKIKNIEDLTGKAEKDIAIKKEIKELKSMMFLNEGDSFKAVALPKEAQFSAIQHIIVDTFNTQKAIYYIGNNLSYVTELGQSDGNAGGVLTAYKDGVFEKILSLKLPNKIAYKKIIKLNKDQFLVISNNEKAYIISPQQK, from the coding sequence ATGATAAATAAGCACTATGTTTTTTTACTAGTTGCTACACTATGCTTAGGGTACTCATGTAAGGATAAAAATATTAAAAATGAAGCGACTGAGGGCACTCCCCTTTTTAAGGCCGTGCCTAAGGATAGTAGTGGACTTTCATTTGTAAATCAACTAACGTATAAAGAAGATTTAAATATTATAGATTATTTGTATTACTATAACGGCGGCGGTGTTGCTATTGGTGATATAAATAATGATGGTTTAGAAGATATCTACTTCACCGCAAATCAAAGTTCTGATAAGTTATTTTTGAACTTAGGCAACTTAAAATTTAAAGACATTACTAAAAGTGCGGGAATTTTAATGGATAGCACATGGTCTACTGGTGTTACCATGGAAGATTTAAATAACGATGGACTCTTAGATATTTATGTTTCTAAAGTTGGTGTTTTTAAAAATTTAGAAACCCATAATAAGGCCTATATTAATCAAGGAAATTTAACTTTTAAAGAAGAAGCTACTACATTGGGTATCGACTTCGCTGGCTATAGTACGCAAGCAGCATTTTTTGATTATGATAATGATGGTGATATGGACATGTACTTATTAAATCACTCCATTCATACACCAAGAAGTTATGGAACTGCACAAAAAAGAAATGAAAATGATAGCCTTTCAGGGGACCGTTTCTATGAAAATAAACTGAACGAAGGCATTTTTAAATTTGATGATGTTACCCAAGATAGCGGTATTTTCTCTAGCGCCCTAGGGTATGGTCTTGGAATCGTTGCTAGTGATATTAATAAGGACGGATTTATAGATGTTTATGTCACTAATGACTTTCATGAAAATGATTATCTATACCTCAACCAAGGAAATAAGACCTTTAAAGAAGCTTCAAATGAACTATTACAACACACCAGTAGATTTTCTATGGGTGTTGATATTGCCGATATTAATAATGATTTACTTCCCGATATTTTCACCTTAGATATGATGCCTTATGATCATCAAATATTCTTAAAATCTGGTGGTGAAGATTCTGATAAGGTCACTGAGATTAAGAAAAAATTCGGTTTTAATCCACAATCGACAAGAAATAGTTTTCAATTAAATAACGGTGACAACTCGTTTACAGACATAGCCTTACTAACAAACACCTATGCTACCGACTGGAGTTGGTCGACGTTGATCCAAGATTTCGATAATGATGGGCTAAATGACATTTTCATCACAAATGGTATTTTCAAAAGACCGAACGATTTAGATTATATTAATTATTTGAGTTCTGTAAATTTTGCGGACTATTCACAAAATGAACAAACGGATTTAGAAAAAAAATTAATCGAACAAATGCCATCGCTTAAAATTCCGAATGTACTTTTTAAAAATGAAGGGGATTTAAAGTTCAAAAAACTATCTAAAGAAGTAGGTTTATCCGATTCCTACTCCAACGGGGCGGCTTATGCCGATTTAGATAATGATGGTGATTTAGATATCGTTATTAATAATATTAACGAAAACATTACTTTATTAGAAAATAGTACTGCTAAAAATGAACGTCACAATTACGTAGAAATCCGTTTAAAAAACAACGATTTAAACAAAAACTCAAATGGAGTTAAAGTTATCTTGTATGCCGATCATCAATCTTTTGAAAAACAAGTGAGCCCCACTCGAGGTTTTCAGTCATCTTCTACAAGAAATCTTCATTTTGGAATTGGTGCAATTTCTAAAATTGATTCGGCTCAGATAATTTGGAAAGATAATTTAATACAATCTGAAACTGCTATAAAAATAAATGGCAGTACTAGTATTGCAAAAAAGAATAATCTCAAAAGCGTATCCTTACCTTATCAAAATAACAATGTTGATTACACGTATTTTCCATACCAACATATTGAAAACCCTTATCAAGATTATTCAAGAGAACCTTTAATTCCAGAAAAATTATCTCATGAAGGGCCAGCTGTGATTTATGAGGATTTTAATGGTGATGGTTTAAAGGACTTATATCTAGGTGGCGCAAGAAATCAAAAACCTAGCTTTTTTGTGCAAACACAAAACAAGGACTTTAAATTAATGCAGATTTTAGCTTTTAACAAAGATGAAGCCTACGAGGATGTGGCTATTGGTGCCTTTGATTTAGAAAAAGATGGGGATTTGGACTTATACGTAGTTAGCGGCGGAAATGATTTGGATCAAGGCGATCCCAATTTGCAAGATCGAATATATGTCAATGATGGGAAAGGCAATTTTGAACGCTTAGAAGCTCAACTACCAGCAACGAATGGAGGTAGTATTGCCGTCGGAGATTTCAATTCTGATGGGTATGATGATATATTTGTAGGAGGCAGGTCTGTACCTGGCGTTTATGGGCTATCACCAGTAAGCTTAATTTTAAAAAATACCACTAAGGGTAATTTTGAAGTAGTTGCTCAAGATAAATTAGGCATGATAACCGATAGTCGATGGATTGATATTAATAACGACACCCATCAAGACCTGATCCTAGTGGGCGATTGGATGCCGATAACCATTTTAATGAATAACGGCCAAGGAAAGTTCACCGATGAAACTAAAAACCTTGGTTTAAATGAAACCCAGGGTATGTGGAACACCCTAGCATTTTCGGATTTAGATGAAAATGGGAAGGTAGATATTATTGCCGGCAATGTGGGTACAAACTTTAAATGGAAAGCGAGTTCATCAAATCCTGTTCGCTTATATCTAGACGATTTTGATAAAAACGAACAACCAGATCCCATTATTTTTTACGATTTTTTTGGGCATCATGTTCCCTTTGCCTCAAAAGATAAATTAGTAGCACAACTTCCTTATCTCAAAAAGAAATTTACGAACTATGCTTTATTTTCAAAAATTAAAAATATTGAAGATTTGACAGGAAAAGCTGAAAAAGATATCGCTATTAAAAAAGAGATAAAAGAGCTAAAATCAATGATGTTTTTAAATGAAGGAGATTCATTTAAAGCAGTCGCTTTGCCTAAAGAAGCTCAATTTAGTGCTATTCAACATATTATCGTTGACACGTTTAATACTCAAAAAGCTATTTATTATATAGGAAATAATTTAAGCTATGTTACAGAACTTGGTCAGAGTGATGGCAATGCAGGTGGTGTTTTAACAGCGTATAAAGATGGCGTTTTTGAAAAAATACTATCTTTGAAACTTCCAAATAAAATCGCTTACAAAAAAATAATTAAATTAAATAAAGATCAATTTCTCGTAATAAGCAACAACGAAAAAGCTTACATTATAAGTCCTCAACAAAAATAA